One window from the genome of Salvia miltiorrhiza cultivar Shanhuang (shh) chromosome 7, IMPLAD_Smil_shh, whole genome shotgun sequence encodes:
- the LOC130994109 gene encoding uncharacterized protein LOC130994109: MVHMAIKIETQLKRRGNNSSNQRQSQGKWRSSQPVASSSSSRGTPWQKEAQPREEQKQRIMIMRDDGEVVTDGDDTDPDMPKLEDVDAADDEEECEEIFAPNGQLFIARRALSVQTPPHEREQRENLFHTRCLSLEPDFPQDAPNYATFLRLHMYADGSYTTEKDARIDAEVHRLAAATGRESRLDEVYLEVVHPDRSRIYGVGSAGQSQASRGSIRSTDTSAVSQQLYETRISTLEERLAAEQAARQEMQDRMAAEQAAHQEMQDRMAQLEAFMRMYNAQPPPPPDADDDDDDDA; this comes from the exons atggtcCACATGGCCATCAAGATTGAGActcaactcaagaggaggggcaacaacagcagcaaccagcgccagaGTCAGGGCAAGTGGAGGTCTTCGCAACCAGTTGCTAGCAGTTCTTCGTCCAGAGGGACCCCATGGCAGAAGGAGGCACAGCCGAGAGAGGAGCAGAAGCA GAGAATCATGATCATGCGAGATGACGGCGAAGTTGTGACGGATGGTGATGACaccgatcctgatatgccgaaattggaggatgtaGATGCTgccgatgatgaggaggagtgtgaggagattttcgcgcccaatggacaACTTTTTATAGCTAGGAGAgccttgagtgtccaaactcCACCCCATGAGCGCGAGCAGAGGGAGAACCTttttcacacgagatgtctt AGCTTGGAGCCTGATTTtccccaggatgcaccgaactatgccaccttcctccgcctccacatgtacgccgacggaagttatacgACGGAGAAAGATGcaagaattgac gccgaggttcatcgactggcTGCTGCCACAGGACGAGAGTCACGGCTAGatgaggtgtatttggaggtggtgcatccggataggtcacggatctacggcgtcgggagtgccgggcagagtcaggctagtagggggtctatccgcagcacggacacttctgcggtgtctcagcagctttatgagacacgaatctccacgctggaggagcgattggcggcagagcaagcagcaCGCCAAGAGATGCAGGAccgcatggcggcagagcaagcagcaCACCAAGAGATGCAGGACCGcatggctcaattggaggcgtttatgaggatgtataatgctcagccacctccaccccctgatgccgatgatgatgatgatgatgatgcttag